The Setaria italica strain Yugu1 chromosome IX, Setaria_italica_v2.0, whole genome shotgun sequence genome has a window encoding:
- the LOC101754598 gene encoding protein MLO, which yields MAGAPGDRELPETPTWAVALVCAVIVLLSVAMEHGLHKLGHWFHTRQKKAMREALEKIKAELMLMGFISLLLAVGQTPISKICIPTKAGSVMLPCKPKDDGESGGDRRRRLLWYPGEEVNHRRFLAGAVGEDYCKEKGKVSLISTTGVHQLHIFIFVLAVFHVVYSVATMALARLKMRRWKRWESETSSLEYQFANDPSRFRFTNQTSFVKRHLGVSSTPGVRWMVAFFRQFFASVTKVDYLTMRQGFINAHLSPNAKFDFQKYIKRSLEDDFKVVVGISLPLWFVAIFILFMDVQGFGTLIWISFVPLVILLLVGTKLEIVIMEMAKEIQDKATVIKGAPIVEPSDRFFWFNRPKWVLFLIHLTLFQNAFQMAHFIWTLLTPGLKTCYHENLGLGIMKVSVGLGLQVLCSYITFPLYALVTQMGSHMKKTIFEEQTAKAVMKWRKAAKDKVKQREAGFEGLMSTDTTPSHSRPTSPGGGSSPVHLLQKYRGRSEDPESAPTSPGRGQELGDMYPVTDQHRMHRLDPERRRAASSTAVDIDIADADFSFSIQR from the exons ATGGCGGGGGCCCCGGGCGATAGGGAGCTGCCGGAGACGCCGACGTGGGCGGTGGCCCTCGTGTGCGCCGTCATCGTGCTCCTCTCCGTCGCCATGGAGCACGGCCTCCACAAGCTCGGACAC TGGTTCCACACGCGGCAGAAGAAGGCTATGCGGGAGGCGCTCGAGAAGATCAAAGCAG AGCTGATGCTGATGGGGTTCATCTCCCTGCTCCTCGCCGTGGGGCAAACGCCCATCTCCAAGATATGCATCCCTACCAAGGCAGGCAGCGTCATGCTACCGTGCAAACCCAAGGACGACGGCGAAAGCGGCGGTGACCGCCGCCGGAGGCTCCTGTGGTACCCTGGAGAAGAGGTCAACCATCGTAGGTTCTTGGCCGGCGCGGTTGGGGAAGACTACTGCAAGGAAAAA GGCAAGGTGTCCCTGATCTCCACGACCGGCGTCCACCAGCTGCATATTTTCATCTTTGTGCTAGCGGTGTTCCATGTCGTTTACAGCGTAGCTACCATGGCTTTAGCGCGTCTGAAA ATGAGGAGATGGAAGAGATGGGAATCAGAGACCAGCTCACTGGAGTACCAGTTCGCAAACG ATCCTTCAAGATTCCGATTCACAAACCAGACATCGTTCGTGAAGCGGCACCTGGGCGTCTCCAGCACACCTGGAGTCAGATGGATG GTGGCATTCTTCAGGCAGTTCTTTGCTTCGGTGACCAAGGTGGATTACCTGACCATGCGCCAAGGCTTCATTAAT GCTCATCTGTCGCCCAATGCTAAGTTCGATTTCCAAAAGTACATCAAGCGGTCGTTGGAGGACGACTTCAAAGTCGTCGTTGGCATCAG CCTCCCGCTGTGGTTTGTCGCCATCTTCATACTCTTCATGGATGTCCAAG GATTCGGCACGCTTATTTGGATCTCTTTCGTCCCACTCGTT ATCCTCTTGTTAGTTGGAACCAAACTAGAGATTGTCATCATGGAGATGGCCAAGGAGATACAGGACAAGGCGACCGTGATCAAGGGGGCGCCTATTGTGGAGCCAAGCGACAGGTTCTTCTGGTTCAACCGGCCTAAATGGGTCCTGTTCCTCATACACCTGACGCTCTTCCAGAATGCATTCCAGATGGCACATTTCATCTGGACACTG CTCACCCCAGGCTTGAAAACTTGCTACCACGAAAATTTGGGACTGGGCATCATGAAAGTTTCAGTGGGGTTGGGTCTCCAGGTCCTCTGCAGCTACATCACCTTCCCTCTCTACGCACTTGTCACACAG ATGGGCTCGCACATGAAAAAGACAATCTTCGAGGAGCAGACGGCGAAGGCGGTGATGAAATGGCGCAAGGCGGCCAAGGACAAGGTGAAGCAACGGGAGGCTGGGTTCGAGGGGTTGATGAGCACCGACACGACGCCGAGCCATAGCAGGCCGACGTCGCCGGGCGGGGGCAGCTCGCCGGTGcacctgctccaaaagtacagGGGAAGGTCGGAGGATCCCGAGAGCGCCCCGACCTCGCCGGGgagggggcaggagctcggggaCATGTACCCGGTGACCGACCAGCACCGGATGCACAGGCTAGACCCTGAGAGGAGGCGGGCGGCCTCGTCCACCGCCGTGGACATCGATATCGCCGATGCTGATTTTTCGTTCAGCATCCAGCGGTGA
- the LOC101753394 gene encoding phosphatidylinositol-glycan biosynthesis class F protein isoform X1: MRAEATQISAFTTAAAHALCFAGLAVAHSLAGRGILVSDPALALRLLVVCEAPVVIAVFSYLRRDPRSCSFFKAAARGLIGLPVGAFLNAFGAIVLGAPVGIKYWTVTIYWSLLMSLFTFVPAACVFGTSKIDWQNVLSHSMYVLDYYFTPTDIENYMISAPCHGAVLGAWLGAWPMPLDWERPWQEWPICVTYGAVAGHLVGMVVSWVLIAVHKRSGRAKAD, translated from the exons ATGCGTGCCGAGGCCACCCAGATCAGTGCCTTCACCACGGCAGCAGCGCATGCGCTCTGCTTCGCTGGGCTCGCTGTCGCCCATTCACTCGCTGGCCGCGGCATTCTTGTCTCTGACCCTGCGctcgccctccgcctcctcgtg GTATGTGAAGCGCCTGTTGTCATCGCAGTGTTTAGCTACCTCCGGCGTGACCCCAGAAGCTGCTCG TTTTTCAAGGCTGCTGCGAGAGGATTGATTGGCTTGCCCGTTG GAGCATTTCTTAATGCATTTGGAGCCATAGTTCTTGGTGCACCTGTTGGAATCAA ATACTGGACGGTTACTATTTATTGGTCACTTCTCATGTCCCTTTTCACG TTTGTTCCTGCAGCATGTGTCTTTGGAACATCCAAGATTGATTGGCAGAATGTGCTTTCTCACTCCATGTATGTTCTTGACTA TTATTTCACGCCAACTGATATTGAGAATTACATGATCTCTGCACCTTGTCATGGAGCTGTGCTAGGTGCATGGCTCGGTGCTTGGCCTATGCCCCTCGACTGGGAGAGACCTTGGCAG GAATGGCCAATCTGTGTCACTTATGGTGCAGTTGCTGGGCATTTGGTTGGAATGGTGGTGTCATGGGTCTTAATAGCTGTTCACAAGAGAAGCGGTCGTGCAAAAGCTGATTAG
- the LOC101753394 gene encoding phosphatidylinositol-glycan biosynthesis class F protein isoform X2, with protein MRAEATQISAFTTAAAHALCFAGLAVAHSLAGRGILVSDPALALRLLVVCEAPVVIAVFSYLRRDPRSCSFFKAAARGLIGLPVGAFLNAFGAIVLGAPVGIKYWTVTIYWSLLMSLFTFVPAACVFGTSKIDWQNVLSHSIYFTPTDIENYMISAPCHGAVLGAWLGAWPMPLDWERPWQEWPICVTYGAVAGHLVGMVVSWVLIAVHKRSGRAKAD; from the exons ATGCGTGCCGAGGCCACCCAGATCAGTGCCTTCACCACGGCAGCAGCGCATGCGCTCTGCTTCGCTGGGCTCGCTGTCGCCCATTCACTCGCTGGCCGCGGCATTCTTGTCTCTGACCCTGCGctcgccctccgcctcctcgtg GTATGTGAAGCGCCTGTTGTCATCGCAGTGTTTAGCTACCTCCGGCGTGACCCCAGAAGCTGCTCG TTTTTCAAGGCTGCTGCGAGAGGATTGATTGGCTTGCCCGTTG GAGCATTTCTTAATGCATTTGGAGCCATAGTTCTTGGTGCACCTGTTGGAATCAA ATACTGGACGGTTACTATTTATTGGTCACTTCTCATGTCCCTTTTCACG TTTGTTCCTGCAGCATGTGTCTTTGGAACATCCAAGATTGATTGGCAGAATGTGCTTTCTCACTCCAT TTATTTCACGCCAACTGATATTGAGAATTACATGATCTCTGCACCTTGTCATGGAGCTGTGCTAGGTGCATGGCTCGGTGCTTGGCCTATGCCCCTCGACTGGGAGAGACCTTGGCAG GAATGGCCAATCTGTGTCACTTATGGTGCAGTTGCTGGGCATTTGGTTGGAATGGTGGTGTCATGGGTCTTAATAGCTGTTCACAAGAGAAGCGGTCGTGCAAAAGCTGATTAG